The sequence CGGTGTCGTTCAAACCGGATGAGCTAGGCCATTCCACGTCGACTGACGTGCGGCGTCCACTGTATTGGGATTTGTTCAGCGGCGCCTGCGGACACACTTATGGCCATCACTCAGTCTGGCAGATGTGGAGCGAGGGGCGCAATCCCATCAATCGGCCGCTGATGCCTTGGAGCGAGGCGATTCACCAGGCCGGCGCGGCGCAGATGCAATACGGCCGTAGGTTGATCGAGTCGCGGCCGATGTTGGATCGCATTCCGGACGACGAGATTGTCGCGACCGATCGTGTCGCCAGTTCGGTGCCGGGCGCGGGGCGGTATCGTTTCGTCGCGACGCGTGATGCGGCGGGAAGTTATGCGTTCGTCTATGTGCCCGCCGGACGTAAGTTCCGCGTGCGGATGGATAAGGTCGCCGGTCCGAAAGTGAAGGCCTGGTGGTACAATCCACGTAATGGCGAGGCGGCGCCGATCGGGGAATTCGCGAGCCAAGGCGAGCAAGAATTCGTGTCGCCCGACGTTGGCGAAGCGCTGGACTGGATCTTAGTGCTGGACGACGTGAGCAAGAATTATCCCGCGCCTGGAGTTCGACCATGACGACCTCGTTCCGATACGCCTCGATTGTTCGTTCCGCTGGCCTGGTCGCGCTGCTTGCGCTGGTTCATAGCGCTCAAGCGCAAGCGGAGGATTGGCCGAGTTTCCGAGGTCCGACGCGACAAGGAATTTCAAGTGAAACGGGTTTACCGCTTCAATGGACCGCCGCGGAGCACATCGCCTGGAAGGTGGAAGTGCCTGGCGAGGCCTGGTCGTCGCCGATTGTTTGGGGCGATCAGGTGTTCGTCACGACGGCCACGGACGGCGGCGCAAGTTGCCGCGTGTTGGCCTTCGCGCGCGCGACCGGCGAATTGATGTGGAATACGGAAGTGTTTCGCCAAACGCCGGGCCACAAGCAGGCGAAGAACTCGTACGCCACGCCGACTCCGACCACCGACGGCGAATTGGTCTACGCCATCTTCGGCGACGGCAGTTTCGCCGCCGTGAGCCTTGAAGGCGAAATCGCCTGGACCAATCGCGACGTCAAATTCTATGGCGAACATGGACTCGGCGCGTCGCCGATCCTGTACCACGACCTGCTGATCATGCCGTTCGACGGTAGTAGCTCCGGGCCGGATCTCAAGGTCGGTTGGCAAACGCCGTGGGATCAATCGTTCGTGCTGGCGCTCGACAAGCGCAACGGCCAACAGCGCTGGCGCGCCTCGCGCGGCCTATCGCGGATCGCGCATGTTTCGCCGATCATCACGCAAATCGACGGACACGACGAATTGGTGAGTTGTGCCGGTGATGCGATTCAAGGCTTCGATCCAGTCAGCGGCGAGCGGCTGTGGCATGTCTTCAGCGAAGGCGAAGGGGTCGTGCCGTCGCCAGCGTTGGCGAACGGAACGATCTTTACCGCGTCAGGTTTCGGTGCGACGACGCTGCGCACCGTGCGCTTGGGCGGGCGCGGCGACGTCACGCAATCGCATATCGCTTGGGAGCAGCGCAAAGGGGCGCCCAATCAATCGTCATTGATCTACGTGGCGCCGTTTCTCTATGCCGTGAGCGACCAAGGTGTCGTGATGTGCTACCGGGGCGAGACAGGCGAGGTTGTGTGGCAGGGCCGCGTTGAAGGCACCTACAGCTCCTCGCCAGTGGCGGCCGAAGGGCGCATCTACTTGCTCTCCGAACAAGGCGAAACGACGGTCGTCGAAGCCCGCGACGAATTCGACATCGTGGCCCGCAATCCGCTCGGCGAGCGCTGCCAGGCGTCGATGGCGGTCTCCCAGGGCCGCCTGTACATCCGCACCGACCGGCATCTCTGGTGCGTGGGAGAATAGCTTGCCGGTGGCTGGTGTCGAATTACTAATTCGCCGCCAGGCGCTTCCACGGGGGGCGAATGAGTACATTCGACCCTAGCCACCCAGAAACGAACGTGTTGGATTTGTGGCGTCGCTCGTCTAAGAGGCGCCCCGGATGTCGCATTGTCTTCTGTCGTTCGGGCGCAGGCGGCCGTCCAACCGATTCCTAACCGGAGTTTCTCCATGTCGCTTATCCGCACCGGGTTGATCGTCGCACTTTTTGCGGGGCCATTTCTTGCGCCGCGCGAGGCCGGCGCTCAGGGCGCGTTTGAGGGGTGGCACTTGGAGCCGGGCGTGGCGCAGGCGCATTTGGTCATGTTGGCGAGGGTAGCCAGCGTGGGACAACTGCGCGTGGTCGAGGGGGCGAAAACCGACGTGGCGTTGCGCGAATACCGCTTTCAACCCGTGCGGCGATTGAAGGGTATCTTCCAACGCGACGAGCTGGCCATGACGGGAGGCGATCTGGGATTGATCTCCGAGGATGCATCGCAGCCTGCGCCGCTCCAGGAGGGAGAGTTCCGGTTGCTGATTCTGGTGCAGCAGCAAGGCCTGGAATCGATGGGTTGCGTGTCGGCGTCGCCCGGGGCGACGACCTTTGACGAACGCGTCCCGCGATTGAGCGGGCCGGACGATCCGTTAGTCACCGTGGTCGACACGCTGATTCGAGTGACCGATTCGCGCTCGCGACGGGAGCGAGCGAGGCTGCTCATCGACGGGTTGATGCAGGCGGAGGGTATCGCCGCGGCGCCGTTGCTGTCGAGTTTGCGGTTGCGAGCCGACTGGGCGGCGACGGACCCGCGCGCTTACGCGGCGCTGGCACGGCTGGCGCGAGACCCGCAGTTGGCTGTACGTCGCGCCGCGTTGGACACGCTGCGCGACATGTTGGCCAGCGGGGCCCGGCCGCAGGATCCCCAACTGCTTGAACCAGTAGCTGACGCGCTGCGTCAGGTGTTCGAAACGAAGGAAGCCATCACGCAGCTGCGGGTGACGGCGCTCGAAGCCCTGGGACATTTATTGGCGATGGGGCCGTCGAATGACTGGTCGCGAGAACTGTTGATCACGGAACTGACGGGCGCTGCGACGTACGCGGAGCGCGGCGCCGCCGTGACGGCATTGGCGCAACTGAACGATCCAGCGGCGGCGCCGGCCGCGCTCGAGGCGCTCGGCAAACTTCCGTTGGATGAGCTGCCGGCGCGTGAGGCGGTATACGCGAACTCGGCGCTGCAATTGGATTCTCCTGGGGCGCAGCGCGCCCTGTTGACGCGCTTGGAACGATCCATCGCGGCGCGGCAATCGTTGGCCGGGGAAATCGAGCCGCTCGGCCGAACGCGAAATCGGGAGTGTTTGCCGCTGCTGTTGGCGGCGGCGAATCTAGCGACTTTGGCCTATGACGATCGGCGGGACATCGCCTGGGCGTTGGGGAGACTCGGCGACGATCGCAGCGTCCCGGTGCTGATGAGTTGGCTTCGGGGCGACGACTATCATCTCAAGGAGAGGGCCTTGGCGGCGCTGGAAACGCTGGATTCTGATCTCGCGGGCAGCGAAGTGCGCACGTTGTTGAAGTCCGAACCGCATTTGCCGTTCAAATTGCGGATGGCGCGACTGATGGCGCGACATGGGATCGCGGACGGCTATGCGCTGGCAACCGAGCACCTGGCGGACGTCGGACGGACGCCCGAGGCGGCGCTTGTGTTGGCGGCGCTGGATGATCCTCGAGCGGCGCCCGAACTTTCAGCGATCATGACGGCGCGGCCGGATCGGCGTTGGCTGGCGGCGGCGTTGGCGGGATTGACAGCGATTGGCGACGCTTCGGGCAGAAAACAGGTCGCGGAGATCCTGAGCGACGATCGGCACCCCCTGGTAGCCGAAGCCGCCGAGGCCGCCGGTTTAGCAGAGGGCAATGAGCTGCTGCTGCCGTTGACGCGGTTGGCGAAATCTCGGAATAGTCGGCTGGCGTTGACGTCGTTGGTGGCATTGCGTCGGTCCATGCTCGGCGTCCGCGGAGCCCCGCGCGGTTTGGCCGCCGCGGAGCAAATGGTGGAAGCAAATGTATCTCAGCCGGCGGCGGAAATTCCAACGGAATCTAGGGCCGCCGTATCCGAGGCGCTCGCGT comes from Planctomycetia bacterium and encodes:
- a CDS encoding PQQ-binding-like beta-propeller repeat protein, which translates into the protein MTTSFRYASIVRSAGLVALLALVHSAQAQAEDWPSFRGPTRQGISSETGLPLQWTAAEHIAWKVEVPGEAWSSPIVWGDQVFVTTATDGGASCRVLAFARATGELMWNTEVFRQTPGHKQAKNSYATPTPTTDGELVYAIFGDGSFAAVSLEGEIAWTNRDVKFYGEHGLGASPILYHDLLIMPFDGSSSGPDLKVGWQTPWDQSFVLALDKRNGQQRWRASRGLSRIAHVSPIITQIDGHDELVSCAGDAIQGFDPVSGERLWHVFSEGEGVVPSPALANGTIFTASGFGATTLRTVRLGGRGDVTQSHIAWEQRKGAPNQSSLIYVAPFLYAVSDQGVVMCYRGETGEVVWQGRVEGTYSSSPVAAEGRIYLLSEQGETTVVEARDEFDIVARNPLGERCQASMAVSQGRLYIRTDRHLWCVGE